Proteins co-encoded in one Fusarium fujikuroi IMI 58289 draft genome, chromosome FFUJ_chr06 genomic window:
- a CDS encoding related to tol protein, with amino-acid sequence MIPGCNRPQNGHSAAESERGMNSAPIIPDPRPSPETQASEPSSEDPPPDSFRGAGISFASKPLRPPWLSWLPEHGDDRSEPRLGLDSNGLCPGCAELITMSVRSPTLTFEVPPNPRIRYRLQDGCKLCPLLFYTYRQRLSPATNFTPQVTPQGYLEMVTFSLVKQTPLTLNIIRGPRSHYSDSAGPPGAGDTICVAVKALLRRNVFEKPWDEKKMLEDLGTFIALCVDQDMETIPSRAQPIVVRDTSDRFEPPLVLEWLERCQQEHTLSCSLSSQGFPETLTLVDCVESQICRHGHTSHPCGSKCPGKRLGTVDVAPFQLDGSSFEYIALSYVWGTTKPAKGQVEDGLNPPPPSSIALGPRLDQVAHTIFDAIQVTTALGRRYLWVDQYCIDQENPVKKRAQIKQMRRIYGNADFTIVAAAGKDANYGLPGVGERPRRHPPTLKVGSVTVRVVPLLPSKSIPSSMWASRGWTFEEAFLSRRRLVFLEDQLYFECNLGHACERILHSPEACLSNNPSMSLLTIYGSNAEARKEALLREILQESPPSHAYQPNPPSRESDDIEAYIQHGLLPYLQAVRAYSKRTLTDPSDSLHAFVGMLEHFQHAIATPLCHTWGVPVPATLAVRHADAVRFFTTGLAWNHGGDGKPKGNWGWVHNPPCHRRTDFPSWSWAAWEGMKEFPSSFETGGHGLLSDVTCDVMFRDGDKGASNISLDDIVQLNRAHGPAKDHPRILVMSAQVIPNHVFTECLQALDVTLDGADPNTSDDTWEGRLGSGGDYVCVWLGRLGSYGYCLVLARRSKGWRRRDKVLHQRLGIVQIALEGSEVKCLGLPEWDRKLFEIE; translated from the coding sequence ATGATTCCGGGGTGCAATCGGCCCCAGAACGGCCATAGCGCTGCGGAAAGTGAACGAGGGATGAACTCTGCACCAATCATACCTGATCCACGACCATCCCCTGAAACTCAAGCCTCCGAGCCATCCTCCGAAGACCCTCCTCCAGATTCCTTCCGGGGGGCTGGAATCTCGTTCGCTTCAAAACCTCTGCGACCGCCGTGGCTATCGTGGCTCCCCGAGCATGGGGACGACCGTTCGGAACCACGACTTGGTCTTGACAGCAACGGGCTATGTCCAGGCTGCGCCGAATTGATTACCATGTCGGTCAGAAGCCCAACTCTGACGTTCGAGGTTCCACCGAATCCTCGCATTCGGTACCGATTGCAGGACGGCTGCAAACTATGTCCGCTGCTTTTCTACACCTACAGACAACGCCTGTCCCCAGCTACTAATTTCACTCCTCAAGTCACTCCTCAAGGCTATCTGGAGATGGTCACCTTTTCCCTCGTGAAGCAGACTCCACTAACCCTGAACATTATCCGAGGGCCTAGGTCACACTATAGTGATTCGGCTGGGCCGCCTGGTGCGGGCGACACGATTTGTGTGGCAGTGAAGGCTCTTCTGCGTAGGAACGTCTTTGAGAAGCCTTGGGACGAGAAGAAAATGCTAGAGGATCTGGGGACATTCATTGCCCTGTGTGTGGACCAAGATATGGAGACAATCCCATCTAGGGCGCAGCCTATCGTGGTCAGGGACACCTCGGATAGATTCGAGCCACCGCTAGTGCTCGAATGGCTAGAACGCTGCCAACAGGAACACACACTCTCGTGCTCATTAAGCAGCCAGGGCTTTCCGGAGACACTCACGCTGGTAGACTGCGTCGAGAGCCAGATTTGCCGGCACGGCCATACAAGCCACCCATGCGGCTCGAAATGCCCCGGTAAGAGACTCGGGACCGTCGATGTGGCCCCTTTCCAGCTTGACGGATCTAGTTTCGAGTATATAGCTCTCAGTTACGTGTGGGGGACGACAAAACCGGCCAAAGGACAGGTTGAGGACGGTTTGAATCCACCACCTCCTTCATCCATCGCTCTCGGTCCCCGTCTGGACCAGGTAGCGCATACTATTTTCGACGCTATCCAGGTAACGACGGCTTTAGGACGGCGATATCTCTGGGTCGACCAATACTGCATCGACCAAGAGAACCCCGTCAAGAAACGAGCCCAGATCAAGCAGATGCGACGGATCTATGGCAACGCCGACTTCACCATAGTCGCCGCCGCTGGCAAAGACGCGAATTACGGCCTCCCGGGTGTAGGCGAGCGGCCAAGGAGACACCCACCCACCCTCAAGGTCGGTAGTGTCACAGTTCGGGTGGTACCACTGTTACCCTCGAAGAGTATCCCCTCATCGATGTGGGCATCGCGCGGATGGACATTCGAAGAAGCATTTCTAAGCCGCAGACGGCTCGTCTTTCTCGAAGACCAGCTGTACTTTGAGTGTAATCTGGGACACGCATGCGAGCGCATCTTACACTCGCCGGAAGCTTGCCTCAGTAACAATCCGAGTATGTCGCTTCTTACCATCTACGGCTCCAATGCCGAGGCGAGGAAGGAGGCACTGTTGCGAGAAATCTTGCAAGAAAGCCCGCCAAGCCACGCATACCAGCCTAATCCGCCGTCGAGAGAAAGCGATGATATCGAAGCCTACATTCAGCATGGCCTACTCCCCTATCTCCAGGCCGTGAGGGCGTATAGTAAGCGGACACTTACCGACCCCTCCGACTCGTTGCATGCATTTGTGGGCATGTTGGAACACTTCCAGCACGCTATAGCAACCCCTCTCTGCCACACTTGGGGAGTTCCAGTCCCTGCAACCCTCGCCGTCAGGCACGCGGACGCAGTCCGTTTCTTCACGACGGGTCTGGCCTGGAATCACGGGGGTGACGGGAAGCCTAAAGGTAACTGGGGCTGGGTCCATAACCCACCTTGCCATCGCAGAACGGACTTTCCCTCGTGGTCATGGGCTGCTTGGGAGGGCATGAAGGAGTTTCCCTCAAGTTTCGAGACCGGCGGCCATGGGCTGCTGAGTGACGTCACATGCGATGTGATGTTTCGAGATGGCGACAAGGGCGCCAGCAACATCAGCTTGGATGATATTGTGCAACTAAACAGGGCCCATGGTCCTGCTAAGGATCACCCGCGTATCCTGGTGATGTCTGCTCAAGTCATTCCCAACCACGTCTTCACTGAGTGCCTCCAGGCCTTGGATGTCACGCTTGATGGTGCCGACCCCAACACTAGCGACGACACTTGGGAGGGAAGGCTAGGGAGTGGCGGTGATTATGTATGCGTCTGGCTTGGCCGGCTTGGGTCTTACGGATATTGTCTTGTGCTcgccagaagaagcaagggTTGGAGGAGACGAGACAAAGTGCTCCATCAGAGATTAGGCATTGTTCAAATTGCTCTTGAGGGGAGTGAGGTAAAATGTTTGGGGTTGCCTGAATGGGACAGGAAGCTTTTCGAGATAGAGTAG
- a CDS encoding related to integral membrane protein pth11 has protein sequence MTSPTGLGATIIAVCVSLTVLAGLFLGLRLYCKVIRRRGFWWDDYILIAAWICLVIGTGLVIFNVTLGFGKDQAEVDPAVVPKIALTGTIFGIFGVLSAAWSKTSFALTLIRLVDGWTSWFLWFLIIATNIAMNLVILFSFVKCTPARKVWHSNLPGTCWNPMVATYYNIFAGAFSGLVDLILCVIAWTIIWKLSMRTREKIGVGIALTFGIFAAAAAAAKCYKMLGLSSKNRTLDRVGIIIWSTTECAVTIMAASIPVMRILVLRVYRRTPNQISNRPLRSLRIISTVDKRASTNNTMPSYNTEEGTNMLTEDALRDLSLPSRIASARQNDIDRVNIALKGLYVPFAVKLTVVEHVEALRDGFLRKYILALERWQVYEFEGNGPNLLWLRTTAFGYALYTVSPAHTTSYLSRCPGLR, from the exons ATGACGTCGCCTACGGGTCTCGGCGCAACGATAATCGCGGTTTGTGTGTCGCTGACTGTTTTGGCCGGTTTGTTTTTGGGTCTCAGGTTGTATTGCAAGGTAATTCGGCGTCGGGGGTTTTGGTGGGATGATTATATCTTGATCGCGGCATGG ATCTGCCTCGTGATCGGCACTggtctcgtcatcttcaacgtCACCCTCGGTTTTGGCAAGGACCAGGCAGAGGTTGATCCAGCAGTCGTACCGAAAATCGCCCTTACTGGAACAATATTCGGCATATTCGGAGTTCTATCTGCAGCATGGAGCAAAACGTCATTCGCCCTGACACTGATACGACTGGTTGATGGCTGGACGAGCTGGTTTCTATGgtttctcatcatcgcgacGAACATCGCCATGAACTTGGTCATTTTGTTCTCGTTTGTGAAGTGTACACCCGCCAGAAAGGTCTGGCATTCGAATCTGCCCGGAACGTGTTGGAATCCTATGGTTGCGAcatactataatatctttgCTGGGG CCTTCTCAGGTTTGGTCGACCTGATTCTCTGTGTCATTGCCTGGACGATCATTTGGAAACTCTCTATGCGGACCCGAGAGAAAATCGGCGTTGGGATTGCTTTGACCTTTGGTATCTT TGCcgccgccgctgctgctgcgaaaTGCTACAAGATGcttggcctcagcagcaagaacCGAACTC TGGACCGAGTTGGCATCATCATATGGAGTACTACCGAGTGCGCAGTCACCATCATGGCAGCATCAATTCCCGTCATGCGCATACTTGTGTTGCGTGTCTACCGTCGAACGCCGAATCAAATCTCGAATCGACCGCTACGGAGTCTTCGTATAATCAGTACTGTAGATAAGAGAGCCTCGACAAACAACACAATGCCAAGCTATAACACAGAAGAAGGTACAAATATGCTGACCGAAGACGCCCTACGAGACCTTAGCCTACCGTCACGGATAGCATCAGCAAGGCAGAATGATATAG ACAGAGTTAATATCGCACTGAAAGGGCTCTATGTCCCATTCGCCGTCAAATTGACCGTTGTAGAGCATGTAGAAGCTTTACGAGATGGCTTCCTTCGTAAATACATTCTCGCCCTAGAAAGATGGCAAGTATATGAGTTCGAGGGGAACGGGCCGAACTTACTCTGGCTAAGGACCACTGCATTTGGTTATGCGCTTTATACCGTTTCCCCAGCTCACACCACTTCTTATCTTTCACGATGTCCTGGCCTGCGATGA
- a CDS encoding related to phenylacetyl-CoA ligase yields the protein MIYQSQNPKISFPPKQTLWSWLLESKPLSSDSNAPGFTDALTKEHISFKSLKDYATTLSSALVTNYNISENDTVVVFAKNSIWYPVATLAAVRVGAVACSISPEYTVNECYYSLRTSKAKVIFATVDNFDTASAAAKKAGIAPENVLLLEGSSQGVTSIQGILKSSKTLAEAPASQIADGKSNRDICASLCFSSGTTGLPKAVMISHANIIAQCIQTADITLPDHNRILAALPFHHISGIIHQLHLPIHLNANVYVLAKFTLDSLLKTASENKIRELIIVPPILIRLVREPELVSKYDLSHVERFSSGAAPLSREILSLLEKAFPGTGFRQGYGMTESCSTITSHPPSKYAYKYGDRVGMLVGSTKVRIVDIDTGEDCEVGKAGEIWARGPQIAMGYLDNLEATESTFDKDGFLHTGDIGYFDHDGMLAITDRLKEIIKVKGIGVAPAELEGLLLGHPHVDDVAVCGVPDERAGERPKAFVVLKSSQDLRPVEAAKGIFEYVRKEKARHKWLKEIELVSTIPKSPAGKILRRKLQDPASSASGNIVVRDSKVVAKL from the exons ATGATCTACCAGTCGCAGAACCCCAAGATCTCAT TCCCTCCCAAGCAGACCCTTTGGTCATGGCTTTTGGAGTCCAAGCCTCTGTCTTCTGATAGCAATGCCCCAGGCTTCACTGATGCTCTCACCAAAGAGCACATCAGCTTCAAATCTCTCAAAGACTACGCAACAACTTTATCATCTGCTCTTGTTACCAACTATAATATCAGTGAAAATGACACTGTTGTTGTATTTGCGAAAAACTCCATTTGGTACCCTGTAGCGACACTTGCTGCCGTTCGCGTTGGAGCAGTAGCTTGCAGTATATCACCCGAGTACACCGTTAATGAGTGTTATTACAGTCTGAGAACTAGCAAAGCTAAAGTCATTTTTGCGACGGTTGATAACTTTGATACAGCCAGCGCTGCAGCCAAAAAGGCCGGGATTGCGCCAGAGAATGTCCTGCTGCTAGAGGGTTCCAGTCAAGGCGTCACGAGCATTCAAGGTATACTCAAAAGCTCAAAGACTCTCGCCGAGGCACCTGCCTCCCAAATAGCGGACGGAAAGTCGAACCGGGATATTTGTGCTTCTCTCTGTTTCAGCAGCGGTACTACGGGCCTTCCAAAGGCAGTCATGATCTCGCACGCCAACATTATCGCCCAATGCATCCAAACAGCTGATATCACGCTCCCTGATCACAATCGAATTCTGGCAGCCTTGCCATTCCATCACATTTCAGGTATAATACATCAACTACACCTACCCATACACCTAAACGCCAATGTCTACGTCTTAGCCAAGTTCACCCTGGACTCATTACTCAAGACGGCCTCTGAAAACAAGATCAGAGAACTTATCATCGTTCCTCCGATATTGATCAGACTAGTACGAGAACCGGAGCTTGTGTCGAAGTATGATCTATCTCATGTTGAACGATTCTCATCCGGCGCAGCCCCTCTGTCTCGAGAGATTTTGagtcttcttgagaaggcttTCCCTGGGACCGGGTTTAGGCAGGGCTATGGTATGACCGAGTCATGCTCGACGATTACATCGCATCCCCCTTCCAAGTATGCTTATAAATATGGCGATCGAGTCGGTATGCTGGTAGGATCAACAAAGGTTCGAATTGTGGATATCGATACTGGTGAAGACTGTGAAGTTGGCAAGGCAGGTGAGATTTGGGCTCGTGGGCCACAAATAGCCATGGGTTATCTTGATAACCTCGAGGCAACCGAAAGCACATTCGACAAGGACGGCTTCTTACATACCGGTGATATAGGCTACTTCGATCATGACGGGATGCTGGCCATCACCGACAGGCTGAAGGAAATAATCAAGGTTAAAGGCATTGGAGTTGCTCCAGCAGAGCTCGagggccttcttctcggacATCCTCACGTCGATGATGTTGCAGTGTGCGGTGTTCCTGATGAACGGGCAGGTGAAAGGCCCAAAGCGTTTGTTGTTCTCAAGTCTTCTCAAGACCTAAGGCCGGTGGAAGCTGCAAAAGGGATTTTTGAGTATGTTAGGAAGGAAAAGGCGCGACACAAGTGgctcaaggagattgagcTTGTGTCTACAATACCAAAGAGCCCGGCTGGTAAGATCTTAAGGCGCAAGCTACAAGATCCGGCTTCCAGTGCTAGTGGGAACATAGTAGTCAGAGACTCTAAAGTTGTAGCTAAGCTGTAG
- a CDS encoding probable beta-succinyl CoA synthetase precursor: protein MAARHIARKLWQPKFPTKYQRRGLSLQEHQSKQLLREFGIPVQNGKVATTAAEVPEIMRQYGGKCVIKSQILKGGRGKGTFDNGFRGGVKIAKLPEEGEHISSQMLGHRLRTKQTSGDGILVEKVLVAEFEECDEEWYLAIALDRERYSPVVLISRSGGVDIEDTAKGESGSLRSFHFDYAEGITPDLLKRLGTGVGASPAEAEKLGAILTRLWDLFVSKDATLLEINPLARTGEANFKCLDAKFMIDDASQRRQPELFAERDIQAEIPEEIEAQKYGLVYIKMEGNIGNVVNGAGLAMATNDAIAHHGGASANFLDAGGQATKETMQKAFEIILRDERVKVILVNIYGGIIKCDMIADSIIGATKELGTMRVPLVVRLQGTNSAEGLKILEEADLGFHVESEFGEAAKKAVQLSKSS, encoded by the exons ATGGCAGCACGACACATTGCACGAAAGCTTTGGCAGCCCAAA TTCCCTACGAAATATCAGCGCCGAGGTCTTAGTTTGCAAGAACATCAATCTAAACAGCTTTTAAGGGAG TTCGGCATCCCAGTGCAGAATGGAAAAGTAGCAACAACGGCTGCTGAGGTGCCGGAGATCATGCGTCAATATG GTGGAAAATGCGTCATCAAATCTCAAATTCTCAAGGGCGGTAGAGGCAAGGGAACATTCGACAATGGGTTCCGCGGCGGTGTCAAAATCGCAAAGCTccctgaagaaggagagcATATATCCTCTCAAATGCTTGGACATCGCCTTAGAACCAAGCAGACTTCAGGTGACGGTATCCTTGTCGAAAAAGTGTTGGTGGCAGAGTTTGAAGAATGCGATGAGGAGTGGTATCTCGCCATAGCCCTCGATCGCGAACGGTACTCCCCCGTTGTGCTCATCTCAAGAAGTGGTGGTGTCGACATTGAAGATACGGCTAAGGGTGAGAGCGGTAGTTTGAGAAGCTTTCACTTTGACTACGCTGAGGGCATCACACCAGATCTTCTGAAACGTCTCGGTACAGGTGTCGGTGCGAGTCCTGCCGAGGCAGAAAAGCTTGGAGCTATCCTTACCCGTCTTTGGGACCTCTTTGTGAGCAAAGACGCCACGCTTCTGGAGATCAATCCTCTAGCTCGCACCGGCGAAGCTAATTTCAAGTGCCTTGATGCCAAATTTATGATCGATGATGCTTCGCAGCGACGCCAGCCCGAGCTGTTCGCCGAGCGAGATATCCAAGCAGAAATTCccgaggagattgaggcaCAGAAGTACGGTTTGGTGTATATCAAGATGGAAGGGAATATTGGCAATGTAGTCAACGGTGCAGGTCTTGCCATGGCTACCAATGATGCTATTGCCCATCATGGCGGCGCAAGTGCGAATTTTCTTGATGCGGGCGGCCAGGCCACCAAGGAAACCATGCAAAAGGCATTTGAGATTATTCTTCGAGATGAGCGGGTCAAGGTAATCCTTGTTAACATCTATGGAG GCATTATTAAATGCGATATGATCGCTGACTCGATTATTGGCGCTACCAAAGAGCTCGGTACAATGCGTGTGCCGCTTGTAGTCCGGCTGCAGGGGACCAATTCAGCTGAGGGATTGAAAATT CTTGAGGAAGCCGACCTCGGATTCCATGTTGAGTCGGAGTTTGGAGAGGCAGCAAAGAAGGCCGTGCAGCTTTCCAAGTCCTCATAA
- a CDS encoding related to succinate-CoA ligase alpha and beta chain: MATRPVLNGTWRLSHSLLSCRATKYLSTYVPRHQNFDATIANLNIGKDTRVIYQGFTGKAATLNAKDTIEYGTNVVGGVSPGKGGQEHLGLPVFNTVREAVEQVKPHATSVFVPAQFAATAIIEAIEAEVPLVVTVAEHIPVHDMMRVHDVLKTQSKTRLVGPNCPGIIAPEQCRIGIMPHKQYKRGPIGIVSKSGTLSYEAVGSTSKAGLGQSLVVGMGGDMMPGTTLVDALKLFFDHPETEGIIVIGEIGGEAELRAAEAIKEYRRIMRNPKPIIAMVAGKTAPEGRTMGHAGALLQSGDISAEAKAKALADSGAVVVPHPGVMGHVMKDLLSSHTHRVRKGFGPLSPEVSFSNPTSELRE; encoded by the exons ATGGCAACTCGCCCAGTATTGAACGGCACTTGGAGATTATCTCACAGCCTCTTGTCATGTAGGGCCACCAAATATTTGTCAACTTACGTACCTAGGCATCAGAACTTCGATGCCACCATTGCCAACTTGAACATTGGCAAGGATACTAGGGTGATCTATCAAG GGTTTACTGGTAAAGCC GCAACTCTCAATGCCAAAGATACAATTGAATATGGCACCAATGTCGTTGGTGGTGTATCTCCAGGCAAAGGCGGCCAAGAGCATTTGGGTCTTCCTGTATTTAATACAGTCAGAGAG GCCGTGGAGCAGGTGAAACCCCATGCGACATCAGTGTTCGTACCCGCGCAATTCGCCGCCACCGCTATCATTGAAGCCATAGAGGCAGAAGTTCCTCTTGTCGTGACCGTGGCCGAGCATATACCCGTACATGACATGATGCGCGTCCACGATGTGCTCAAAACTCAATCTAAAACCCGACTTGTCGGTCCGAACTGCCCCGGTATCATAGCTCCCGAGCAGTGCCGTATTGGCATTATGCCGCATAAGCAGTACAAGAGGGGCCCTATCGGGATAGTCTCCAAGAGCGGAACCTTAAGTTACGAAGCTGTGGGCTCAACATCGAAAGCTGGATTGGGCCAAAGCCTCGTTGTTGGTATGGGAGGGGATATGATGCCTG GAACAACACTTGTGGATGCCCTGAAGCTGTTCTTTGATCACCCAGAAACAGAGGGCATTATTGTCATCGGGGAGATCGGTGGGGAGGCAGAACTCAGAGCtgctgaagccatcaagGAATACAGGAGAATCATGAGGAATCCAAAGCCGATCATAGCCATGGTCGCTGGTAAGACAGCCCCCGAAGGTCGAACCATGGGCCATGCCGGTGCACTTCTGCAATCAGGAGATATATCCGCTGAAGCCAAGGCGAAGGCTTTGGCAGATAGTGGCGCAGTGGTGGTACCGCATCCCGGGGTTATGGGACATGTTATGAAGGACCTTCTTTCGTCACATACTCACAGAGTCCGTAAAGGATTCGGCCCATTAAGTCCTGAAGTGTCTTTTTCGAACCCCACATCGGAGCTACGAGAATAG